A region of Paractinoplanes abujensis DNA encodes the following proteins:
- a CDS encoding proton-translocating transhydrogenase family protein, with the protein MSPLLLADLTVFTLGLLVGFEVISKVPATLHTPLMSGANAIHGVVLVGVMVLAATISTPVGYALLAVAAFFAAMNVAGGYVVTDRMLAMFRSRS; encoded by the coding sequence ATGAGCCCACTGCTGCTGGCCGACCTCACGGTGTTCACGCTCGGCCTGCTCGTCGGTTTCGAGGTGATCAGCAAGGTGCCGGCCACTCTGCACACCCCGCTGATGTCCGGGGCCAACGCGATCCACGGCGTGGTGCTGGTCGGCGTCATGGTGCTGGCCGCCACGATCTCCACCCCGGTGGGTTACGCGCTGCTGGCCGTGGCCGCGTTCTTCGCCGCGATGAACGTGGCCGGGGGTTACGTGGTGACCGACCGGATGCTCGCCATGTTCCGGAGCCGGTCGTGA
- a CDS encoding acetoacetate decarboxylase family protein, protein MAERTGDGVWTLQGETVTLPVEITSARMTSAVFTAPPAPARSVLEGTPLRPFTVFGRAIGVLMCVHYDEWALKSYDEVGVGLLVRGPAGPPGLHFVDLPVTGVFTREAGQDFWALPKWLMDADLRFSKMETDVVVRDRADEVMRASFRHGRFRVPFDLRASLPAWSYLEHGAQAGTLLRGTVPMRLSRVRLGRGAFRVGLGQHPMAARMKALGMGSRPLLTVHAERMRGPLGEFRPARP, encoded by the coding sequence ATGGCGGAGCGTACGGGTGACGGTGTGTGGACCCTGCAGGGCGAGACGGTCACCCTGCCGGTGGAGATCACGTCGGCCCGCATGACCTCGGCCGTGTTCACCGCTCCGCCCGCCCCGGCCCGTTCGGTCCTCGAGGGCACGCCGTTGCGCCCGTTCACGGTGTTCGGCCGGGCGATCGGCGTGCTCATGTGCGTGCACTACGACGAGTGGGCGCTCAAGTCGTACGACGAGGTCGGTGTCGGCCTGCTCGTGCGCGGTCCCGCCGGCCCGCCCGGCCTGCACTTCGTCGACCTGCCGGTGACCGGCGTGTTCACCCGCGAGGCCGGGCAGGACTTCTGGGCCCTGCCCAAGTGGCTGATGGACGCCGATCTGCGATTCTCCAAGATGGAGACCGACGTGGTCGTGCGGGACCGCGCCGACGAGGTGATGCGCGCGTCGTTCCGCCACGGCCGGTTCCGTGTGCCCTTCGACTTGCGCGCCTCGTTGCCCGCCTGGTCCTATCTGGAGCACGGGGCCCAGGCCGGCACGTTGCTGCGGGGCACCGTGCCGATGCGGCTGTCCCGCGTGCGCCTGGGCCGGGGCGCCTTCCGTGTGGGCCTGGGGCAGCACCCGATGGCCGCCCGGATGAAGGCCCTCGGGATGGGCTCCCGGCCACTGCTGACGGTCCACGCCGAGCGGATGCGGGGCCCGCTGGGCGAATTCCGCCCGGCTAGACCCTAG
- a CDS encoding NAD(P) transhydrogenase subunit alpha — protein MSTTTMGVLRETAGRERRVAMTPDGVTRLRRTGVRVLVETGAGRHAWFDDADYAAAGADIGARPQVYDESDVLLVVRPPEDVTALPAGRVLIGLLDPLGDPALAGALAAQGVTAISLDLLPRTLSRAQPMDALTSQANVAGYKAALLAAEAYGGFFPMLVTAAGTARPAQVLVLGAGVAGLQAIATARRLGALVTGYDVRVQAQADIASTGAAVLSLEVSQNGKDGYAQAMDEDVAAVQLRALTQAVPRFDVVITTARVPGGRSPLLVSEDALRGMRAGSVVLDLGGGNVAGSAPDTRTVTEHGVTVIGAPNLAATVPVAASTAYARNIVALVSSLLPEGRLPSESNDEVFAAVLICRDGVVVHPRLKELEIR, from the coding sequence ATGTCGACGACGACAATGGGCGTGCTGCGCGAGACCGCCGGCCGCGAGCGCCGGGTGGCGATGACCCCGGACGGTGTGACCCGGCTACGGCGTACGGGGGTGCGGGTTCTGGTCGAGACCGGGGCGGGCCGCCACGCCTGGTTCGACGACGCCGACTACGCCGCGGCCGGCGCCGACATCGGGGCCCGGCCGCAGGTGTACGACGAGAGCGACGTGCTGCTGGTGGTGCGCCCACCCGAGGACGTGACCGCGCTGCCCGCGGGCCGGGTGCTGATCGGGCTGCTCGACCCCCTCGGCGATCCCGCCCTGGCCGGGGCGCTGGCCGCGCAGGGCGTCACGGCGATCAGCCTCGACCTGCTGCCCCGCACGCTCAGCCGGGCCCAGCCGATGGACGCGCTGACCTCACAGGCCAATGTGGCCGGTTACAAAGCGGCGCTGCTGGCCGCGGAGGCGTATGGGGGCTTCTTCCCGATGCTGGTCACGGCGGCCGGCACCGCGCGGCCGGCCCAGGTGCTCGTGCTCGGGGCGGGGGTGGCCGGGCTGCAGGCCATCGCCACCGCGCGGCGGCTCGGGGCGCTGGTGACGGGTTACGACGTACGGGTGCAGGCGCAGGCCGATATCGCCTCGACCGGGGCTGCGGTCCTGTCGCTGGAGGTGTCGCAGAACGGGAAGGACGGCTATGCGCAGGCCATGGACGAGGACGTGGCGGCGGTCCAGCTGCGTGCGCTGACCCAGGCCGTACCCCGGTTCGACGTGGTGATCACGACGGCCAGGGTTCCGGGCGGGCGCTCGCCTTTGCTGGTGTCGGAGGACGCGTTACGGGGCATGCGGGCCGGGTCGGTAGTGCTCGACCTGGGTGGCGGCAACGTGGCCGGTTCCGCTCCCGACACCCGTACGGTCACCGAGCACGGCGTCACGGTGATCGGCGCACCCAACCTGGCGGCCACGGTGCCGGTCGCGGCGTCCACGGCGTACGCGAGAAACATCGTCGCCCTCGTAAGCAGTTTGCTGCCCGAAGGGCGTCTACCCAGTGAGAGCAACGACGAGGTTTTCGCGGCAGTCCTGATCTGCCGCGACGGCGTCGTCGTGCACCCCCGCCTCAAGGAACTGGAGATCCGATGA
- a CDS encoding NAD(P)(+) transhydrogenase (Re/Si-specific) subunit beta, with protein sequence MSAFDTVVHLIYLACATAFVIGLHLMNAPSTARRGNQVSAAGMGVAVLVTLAVLIEGRQINAYAAWALGLGTAGGAAAGLVAARVVRMTAMPQLVSLFNAVGGGAAALIALGERPASTQAEVTGVLDVLIGALTFSGSLIASGKLAGRVPGRPVVVPYGRFAWIGLGLVAAVLAVLVVGFGGGQAALLGAAVVALIAGVLLTLPIGGADMPVVISLLNACTGTAVAMAGFVLGSTPLIIAGALVGAAGAILTKLMADAMNRPISAIMAGGYGTGDAVAVEAGSPAAAVREITADDAAIQLAYAGRVVIVPGYGLAAAQAQHEVVALAEALTAHGVEVSYAIHPVAGRMPGHMNVLLAEANAPYEQLQDLEESNPAFPRTDVALVIGANDVTNPAARRAGNPVSGMPILDVDLARSVIVIKRSLGHGYAGIDNELYSDPRTAMLFADAKKGLNALLTGVSAYAK encoded by the coding sequence GTGAGCGCCTTCGACACGGTCGTCCACCTGATCTATCTGGCCTGCGCCACGGCCTTCGTGATCGGGCTGCACCTGATGAACGCGCCCTCGACGGCCCGGCGCGGCAACCAGGTCTCGGCGGCCGGCATGGGCGTGGCCGTCCTGGTCACCCTGGCCGTGCTGATCGAGGGCCGGCAGATCAACGCGTACGCGGCCTGGGCGCTGGGCCTGGGCACGGCCGGTGGCGCGGCGGCGGGGCTGGTGGCCGCGCGGGTGGTCCGCATGACAGCCATGCCGCAGCTGGTCAGCCTGTTCAACGCGGTCGGTGGGGGCGCGGCGGCCCTGATCGCGCTGGGCGAGCGCCCGGCCTCGACGCAGGCCGAGGTCACCGGCGTGCTCGACGTGCTGATCGGCGCGCTCACGTTCAGCGGGTCGCTGATCGCCTCGGGCAAGCTGGCCGGGCGGGTGCCGGGCCGCCCGGTCGTGGTGCCGTACGGGCGGTTCGCGTGGATCGGCCTCGGGCTGGTCGCGGCCGTCCTGGCGGTGCTGGTGGTCGGGTTCGGCGGCGGTCAGGCGGCGCTGCTCGGGGCGGCCGTGGTGGCCCTGATCGCGGGCGTGCTGCTGACGCTGCCGATCGGCGGGGCCGACATGCCGGTGGTCATCTCGCTGCTCAACGCCTGCACGGGCACGGCGGTGGCGATGGCCGGGTTCGTGCTCGGGAGCACCCCGCTGATCATCGCGGGGGCGCTGGTCGGGGCGGCCGGGGCGATCCTGACCAAGCTGATGGCCGACGCGATGAACCGGCCGATCAGCGCGATCATGGCGGGCGGCTACGGCACCGGCGACGCCGTCGCGGTCGAGGCGGGCTCTCCGGCGGCGGCCGTCCGCGAGATCACGGCGGACGACGCGGCGATCCAGCTGGCGTACGCGGGCCGGGTCGTCATCGTGCCCGGTTACGGGCTGGCCGCCGCGCAGGCCCAGCACGAGGTGGTGGCGCTGGCCGAGGCGCTGACCGCGCACGGGGTGGAGGTGTCGTACGCGATCCACCCGGTCGCCGGCCGCATGCCCGGGCACATGAACGTGCTGCTGGCCGAGGCCAACGCCCCCTACGAGCAGCTGCAGGACCTGGAGGAGAGCAATCCCGCCTTCCCCCGCACGGACGTGGCGCTGGTGATCGGGGCCAACGACGTGACCAACCCGGCGGCGCGGCGGGCCGGCAACCCGGTGTCGGGCATGCCGATCCTCGACGTCGACCTGGCCCGCAGCGTCATCGTGATCAAGCGGTCGCTCGGCCACGGGTACGCGGGGATCGACAACGAGCTCTACTCCGACCCGCGCACGGCGATGCTCTTCGCGGACGCCAAGAAGGGGCTCAACGCCCTGTTGACGGGGGTGTCGGCGTACGCGAAATAG